A stretch of Prionailurus bengalensis isolate Pbe53 chromosome E4, Fcat_Pben_1.1_paternal_pri, whole genome shotgun sequence DNA encodes these proteins:
- the LOC122475802 gene encoding apolipoprotein R-like, with product MPSKLQSAFPALCLFGVLTLLLCPSGLCDCKMFPSVAHGFHKDVSSFFSFTTAVQYKCNEGYVLVGQSKITCRNSRWSASAPECKALCQKPEIKNGDLTVPKRQYVEPENVTVRCDDGYDVVGSPNLTCSGNGMWLPAVPKCQWVEQMGCEQVLKGKKLLECLPSPEDVKMALEVYKLSVEIERLDKSSA from the exons ATGCCTTCCAAGTTGCAGAGCGCTTTCCCAGCACTGTGTCTCTTTGGGGTCTTGACCTTACTTCTGTGCCCTTCTGGCTTGTGTG ATTGCAAAATGTTCCCAAGCGTTGCCCATGGATTCCATAAAGACGTGagctcatttttctcctttactacTGCGGTGCAGTATAAATGCAATGAAGGTTACGTTCTGGTTGGACAGTCCAAAATCACCTGCAGAAACTCCCGCTGGTCGGCTTCGGCTCCTGAATGTAAAG ccctgtgtcagaaACCAGAGATAAAGAATGGAGACCTGACTGTGCCTAAGCGCCAGTACGTTGAGCCTGAAAATGTGACCGTCCGGTGTGATGATGGCTATGATGTGGTTGGTTCCCCAAATCTTACCTGCTCCGGGAACGGAATGTGGTTGCCAGCAGTGCCCAAGTGTCAATGG GTAGAGCAGATGGGCTGTGAGCAAGTGCTAAAAGGCAAAAAGCTCCTGGAATGCCTCCCCTCCCCGGAGGACGTGAAAATGGCCCTGGAGGTGTATAAGCTGTCAGTGGAGATTGAGCGCCTGGACAAGAGTTCGGCTTGA